From Punica granatum isolate Tunisia-2019 chromosome 1, ASM765513v2, whole genome shotgun sequence:
cgggcatgaagcttaaatgtgtcagagctgataatggtggtgagtacaggggtcctttcgagaactattgcaggactcacggtatcaaacttgagaagacggtacggaagacaccacagcagaacgggcttgcagaaaggatgaaccgcacaattgttgagatagttcgttgtatgctttctcaggcgAAATTGTCCAAGTCTTTttggggcgaggcaatgaggacaacagttgatcttattaatcttacaccgttAGTTACACTTaatggagatgtaccccagcaggtgtggaccgaCAAGGAAGTATCgtacaagcatctcagagtcttCGGGTGGAGGGCATttgttcacattcctcgagatgaaatATCAAAACTCGATGCTaaggcaaaacagtgcatcttcttaggttatgcacatgaagagttcgggtacaggttttgggaccctgatagcaagaagatcatcaggaaCAGGGATGTTGtgttctttgaggaccagacaatcgaggatttgcaaaagttagagaagaCTAGAGTAGGCAgtcctcacgagatctctattcctgtaccggttgataTAGAGCATCTAGTGGAAGAGGTAtctggtgagtatgaagaaaccacgactgggggtgagattcctcaggtagatgatgtAACTACagatgatacaggctcgcagtTATAGTTAGAGCCTGCAAATAATCTACCTAGACAATTTGACAGAGTAAGACGACCTTCTATAAaatatccgcctcatgagtatgtgctactgactgacgaGGGAaaacctgagtgctatgatgaagctgtggcacatgagcacaaggaacactggttgaaggcgatgaatgaggagatgaactccttgtctgaaaatcacacgtatgacaTAGTGAAActaccgcaaggtaagagggcattgaagaacaaatgggtctacaggttgaagatAGAGAACTCACGACCTCGACacaaagctcgactggtagtgaaaggtttcaaccagaagaaatgagttgacttcgaggagatcttctcgcccgtggtcaagatgtcatctatccgagttgttctcgcatTGGCAACTAGTCTGAATTTagagatcgagcagctcgatgttaaaacagctttcctgcatggtgacttggaggaagaaatatatatggagcaacctgaaggattccgagttaaaggtaatGAGCATTTGGTGTGTAGGCTGAGAAAGAacttgtatgggcttaagcaagcacctcggtaatggtacaaaaagtttgactctttcatattaagccatggctacacacggacaacttcagatcattgtgtgttcgtgaaacaattctcggatgatgattttatcattttactgttatatgtagatgatatgttacttgttggtcatgatatgagcaagattgtagagttgaagaaagagctcaacaagtcctttgccatgaaggatttgggaccagAAAAGCATATacttgggatgcatatttctcgtgacagatcaagtggaaaaatttggctttctcaagagaagtacatcgagaaaattttggatcggttcaatatgggtaatgctaaaccagtttcatcaccacttgcttttcatttcaaacttagctcgaagtAATGTCCTACAtgtgagaagaagaaaaaagagatgaagaaagttccttactcatcagctataggaagtttaatgtatgtcatggtctgtacaatgccagatatcgctcattctgttggtgtggttagtcgttttctctcaaatccggggaaagagcattggaatgtGGTTAAGTGGATCttgaggtatctcagaggaacatccaaagtgtgtttacactttggcactggtaagccggagttagtgggctacaTGAATGCGGATATGGTAGGAGATATCGATTCTCGAAAATCCACCTtgggatacttgatgacttttgcaggggaagttatctcatggcaatcaaggcttcaaaagtgcatcgctttgtctacaacgaAAGCCGGATACATTGCGATGACtgaaggttgcaaggagatgttgtggttgcaaaagtttttgcaggagttgagcttgaagcaagaaaggtatgttctacaatgtgatagtcaaagcgctattcatctttgcaagaatcccactttccattcaaggtcgaagcatatcgatatcaagtttcattggattagagatgtgttggagtccaagctagtgaagctagacaaagtgcacactgatgaaaatggagctgatatgatgacaaaacctctcgctagggagaaacttcatgtttgctgaagtatagccggtatgctcgaagcctccaaatagtcgggagggagagtttgttgggtatccctccaatttagAGGAAGTTGAGCTCAAATTGTGTTGgtcttttatcgggctttaataggcccaaggacccacttttgttagggtttattttGCAACACAGTGGCTGACTTGTAAAGAAGAACAAAACAGAAAAGCAGCAGAATACAGAGAGCAGCAAAGCAAAATTTCAGTCCTACCaactggagatcaaacctcgatcggaaGGTAAACGAACTCCAATTGGGACAAAATTTTGACAGAGGCTTCACGACGTGTGGAGCTAAGTTATGAACGGTCATAATTTATATTCAAGCTCTGTAGGTTCTGTTTCCgctgactttgtgaaccacccggtgcgagtgacgaatttagtgtttgggtgatccaagagagtatTTCtgttgagtttggtgatccaaaggtttacccttgatgaaagacattgtataaccttcgttcatagtggatcgttgattcggagttggtcccatgatttttccccacatcggggttttccacgtaaaattcttggtgttccTTTCTAtattgcttgttggttgatttgattagttcctatctcaattacactagtaggggaggaagattaatcgctgcgttgtTGTTTGGTTGAGCACATTCCTTCCCAACACCTTCCAATCATAACTTCCTGCAACTCCAGATGGGCAAGATTGGGCATATCTTGGAGAGATGAGAGTGGGTCATCCTTTTGCTTGCACTGTCTCAGGTGTATTGTCACTAGGCTGTCGAGGGTGGGAATCTAATGGGGAAGTGCCAGTAAACGTCCTTTTAAGTAGATCCTCTGAAGTAATGGAGGCGGTGAGATGAGGTCTTGCAGATCAAGgacttcatcttcttccaatGAGTAAACAGATTGTAATGCCCCAATTTCCTGGCCTCGAAAAATAGGAATTGGGAGGAATTACAAAGGACTTAAAACTTTTATACATATCcataaatcaataaatatataaatatgtaataataatacattatttttctataaataattCGTAAATACAATTAAcaattaaaatacataaaaattcattttgcttCTGTTGTGCACTCTGATAACTCTCAAAACTTGTAATAACATCTTAAAGGACAATTGGGAGTAAGTTCGGGGAGAACCTAGTAAGTGATAATGACCAATACTAGCTAGATCGTGCAGGTAAAATAACTCATTTCAtaatcatacatatattttaattgtggAACACCAATTCAATAttcacatacaaacatacatatGGCTACGCCCACACTAGCCCGTAAGAAGTCCAgaaattttaatcatttagTTCAGCGTATATCTTCACCGGCGGAGTCCAGATTATAGCCAAATGTACCCATACACAAACAAAGTTCCACAATCTTTGGTATCAAATCATATGCACAAGATCAATAGTGTCCACACATGATCCATAGTTTTAGCAAACAGTAAACCACCAATCAATATCGATTTCaagaattattttcttttgaaaatatattttcttcccCAAACACTAGTAGGAGTCACGATCACATACCTAGCAAATCTTGGAACCTCAAGTCACCGTAGAATgatcaaaatatattaaattttcattgggcttatacgagTTTGGATTCATTTctacttaaaagctcaagctgataagtggtggtatccaagccatatattaacccatggattttccttttcttttccgatgtgggatttgaTAAGAAGGAAatcatgtacatatatatatatataggaaatcatatataaagacaattttctctcaattaaaACAATTTGACCAtgaattgattgcaattaccaaaagagatattgtggaagttaaaatcagattttggaTATTTATTAGAATGTCTAATAAATCAACTTTTCGGTAGCAGATCAAATCACAAAGGAGCGAGTGGAAAATGAAAGCATATGAATGGGTTTAGAAATTCATAATCATAGCAATTTTAAACAAATCAATTGATTGGCAGAAGCAAATATTGAGGGAGGCACGAATAAATATACAGAGGATCaactttagaaaatttatttattggatcaaaatcaagaataattacagaaccaactttttttcttttacttccaaaattaaaagaataatttccTTATAAACTCAATATGGTAAAAGAAATATGGGGTATTACATAGACAATGCACACAGATTGGTCAACTTTCCAATTGATGAGCAAAATGCATTCCCGTCTTCTTTCTTCAATTGGAGGATGCCCAACCTCCTTAGCTGGGTCAGATTCCCAATATCCCTCGCAATGCATCCATGTAGCAGAGCTTTTGCAGAGATTGCAGACACCCAATATCTGCGAGTGTCCTGAAAccatacttggagtgtgaATAGGAAATAGTTTCATAGTGGTACACGAGCAGATGTCGAAGTCGTTGGAGCTTCCTGATCTTCTCAATGGGCAGTTCAGTGACATACGTATGCTTCAGATCAAGCGTCTCTAGATTCTGAAGATTTCCTATTGATCTTGGAACCGTTCTTACTTCGCTGCTCCTGAAACTCAGGTACCTTAGGTAATACATGTCAACAACTTGGACCGGAAATTTCCTGAAGGGAGCAGCTCGCAAATCCAACACGGCAAGCAGCTTGGGAGCACACAGGACTGCTGCTTTTTTTTGCTGATTGTTTGTCCACAGCAAACGTGGACAAGGAGCGAAGTCAAGAGAATGACCTGTTCCAATCTGAAATCTGAAACTTGCCATGTATTGAAAGGCGGCAAACAATTATCAGGCCATTCAGAGTTCTGTTCATCTAGCCTTGCAGAAAGCTTTGCTTGATCGACGTTCTGATGGCAATTTGCTGCAACAGGTGGTGCATGCGGCATAGTTTTACCCATCCATCACTCGCTGCCTTGACCACTTACAGCAAACTTCTGTTCAGGAGTTCATTAAGGTAGTCACCGGCAACTTCTTCCAAGGTCCTGCCTTCTCTTTTCTTGGACAAATCCTTCTGCCACCCGTAATCTAATCAAACTCATGCACTTGATCACATGACCCTCCAGGTAGACACTCAAGTGCAGGAAACACGACTTCAGGTAGTAAGGCAAATCATCAAAACTGAGTGATAGCACCTTGTTAATTTTTCTCAGCCGGTCATTGCTGTCAATCTCCACTCGTAGTGTTCTCCTGACAAGGTCCCACTCATCGACTCTACGAATGTCTTTCGAAGCCAGAACACCACCAATAGCCACGATTGGGAGGGGCAACCCTTCGCACTTTCTTAAGATAAATTTGCTGATGACCTCTAAGTTAGGAGGGCAACTGTTCGCCTCAAATGTCTTTCTATAAAAGAGCTTCCAGGACTCCTCTTCAGGCAAGGGCATTAGTTCATAGACCTTCCAGCCAAAATTTGCACAGGAGGCTGATGCCACGTCATTGTTTCGCATGGTGAGCATCAGCCTACTGCCATGCTTGTCATTTGGAAATGCGTATTTGATGGCATCCCATTTCCTTTTGTGCCAGATATCGTCAAGAAATATCAGGTACCTCTTGTTAAGCAGCACGCTCTTTATCATCATTTTCGGCCAGTCACAGTTCGAGGTGTCTGCAGCTCTTCTTGGAGTCGATTTTCTGGTCTGACTGGCAACCTGTTGAAGATGTCCTTGAGGAGCTCTTCGGTCTTGGAAGGATGGAGAAAGCGTCACCCAAACACGAACAGCAAAATGCTTCTTCACTGCTGGATCATCAAAGGCTTGATTTGCGAGGGTTGTCTTCCCAAGCCCTCCCATCTTGACCACCAATATTAGTTCCCTGTCCATGGGACCTTCAACCAGCCACTGCAGAAACTGCTTCTAGGGCTCCTCAATGCCGACGAGATCAGCTGTGTCTGACAGAAGGGGACACCCCTCGTTGGTCGTGTGATGGATTTTCATAGTCACCAGTTCGTGTGAGCTGTCCAACCTTCTTGAACTTGTGCCAGAGCCTTTTGTTCCCTTCACAGATGCTTTGGATCCTTGAACTGACACGTCTGAATTCAGATACAACCCGGTAACGAGCTTTGATGATCTTAATGTTCCAAGAAACCTTAGAGAACAATCCATGATTCCCATACTCATGCTCATTCATCGAGATGAGTTTAAATTCATCGAGAATATCTTCGATGCAATAAGCGTGATCTCTGCTTTGTTTGACCCATACTTTGACTTCATCATCACTTTCTGTCGGAGAATCTGCAGTCCTCAGGAAGGCCTTGACACGTGCAAGTTCATCTCTCACATGAATCAACTCCTGCTAAATGTTGCCAAAGAATGGGATCCCATTCTCTAACAAGCTTGACAGCTTGTTCAGCAGAAAGGTCACTGGACCTTCTGCCATTTTTCACTTCCTCGACATCAAACCGTAGGGGACCTCATAGTAACTGCCTTATGATCATATCAAGTTCCTCAGAGATTTACTCAGTCTATTGAATtccaaaattcaatttctctTGCAATAAGGATATTCTTGTTTATATTATGACTAGTGAGCTATGTTATGATTAGCTGTCTTCAAATTTAACCTTTGTGCTGAATTTCCTGTGGTTTTCAAATGAAGAAATAGTGAATTTCTACATTATATCGGCCCAACTACCCAGAGAAAAGTTCAGAGTAAAGTACGCTGATATCAAATGCCGCCTAGAAGGTCGCTAGAAGTTGCCACACCTTAGAGAACAGTGATACCCCGTAGAAGTTTGTTTCTCAAAAGGCATGGTGTAGACCTATAGTTCTTGATTTGGATACTTCCAGCCCCAGTTTTTAAGCACCGACTCAGCAAATCGACTGGATGATGTTTCATGTTTGTGTTCTCTGTCCGATTGTTCCAAGTTggccaattttctttttctcggtTTGGTTTATGCACAGTTCAATCCCACTCGTACATTTCCTGTAGGAAAATGATATATGAGTCCACTTTGGcatgaaaattataataaaatcgGTCAAAAGAGACCCCTCTTGAAGGAATTAAACAAATCAAAGACGTCTTTTGCACAAAACACCATCAGCAGATAGACAAAATCGAAGATTTCTATTAAAAACATGAGTGATCTTTCTGGTAAAGTTTTTCCTTTATGTGGTGAGTAATGCTTCTGATAAAAATATGACTCTTGTCACTTTCCATTAGCTGGAGATCCAATATCAAAGCCAATAGTAGGAAAAACAACTTCTAATGACCAAGCCACTTGCTTGGAATTTCTCAAATCACTGCAGTTCCATGACAACCGGAGCGAGAAACAGAAAGGGTAATTTGGTGTAATAAGGAAGACTTTAGAAGCTGCTTCCATTCAAAATTATATTCAAGAAATTAGCCCGAAGTTTCTGTGTTAGTTTCCTTCTACCATTAGTTTGTGGTGAGA
This genomic window contains:
- the LOC116206144 gene encoding disease resistance protein RPM1-like; protein product: MDRELILVVKMGGLGKTTLANQAFDDPAVKKHFAVRVWVTLSPSFQDRRAPQGHLQQVASQTRKSTPRRAADTSNCDWPKMMIKSVLLNKRYLIFLDDIWHKRKWDAIKYAFPNDKHGSRLMLTMRNNDVASASCANFGWKVYELMPLPEEESWKLFYRKTFEANSCPPNLEVISKFILRKCEGLPLPIVAIGGVLASKDIRRVDEWDLVRRTLRVEIDSNDRLRKINKVLSLSFDDLPYYLKSCFLHLSVYLEGHVIKCMSLIRLRVAEGFVQEKRRQDLGRSCR